The proteins below come from a single Malus domestica chromosome 03, GDT2T_hap1 genomic window:
- the LOC103416179 gene encoding protein trichome birefringence-like 1: MADYPTQTTTKPTKHHHSPTIPRPEAFSKPSLSSPIFFPSRRTAAFAYGFSFVCIACTFFLVFNPSGYSFPFGFKNIFKTPFELSRETPFSWKAEYFPRLDESGGLQSDMASAQLPTPILFLPQESNQTSSQNTTIQVTGKMGFSGKLEGSRKNESFAKDSDGVLGQAVALTSKESDDASEALSESEKQSNQTQPGYEFSRDDCDLFDGMWVRDDSYPLYAPGSCPLIDESFNCFLNKRPDNRYEKYRWQPKHCNLPRLDGKNMLGLLRGKRLVFVGDSLNRNMWESLLCLLRNSVDDKSGVVEALGRSEFRSEGSYSFVFKEYNCSVEFFRSPFLVQEWEMADANGSIKETLRLDLIERSSDKYKTADVLIFNTGHWWTHEKTSRGKGYYQEGSYIYDVLNVKEAFRIALTTWARWVDTNINPEKTIVFFRGFSPNHFRGGRWNSGGQCHDLIEPLAKETNRGKYASKLRIFDSVITGMKMPIFYLNITRMTDFRRDAHPSIYRKQNFTEEERKSPLRHQDCSHWCLPGVPDTWNELLYAQLVRHNQKQQQQQQRQDPQRQKP; encoded by the exons ATGGCGGATTACCCAACCCAGACAACCACAAAACCCACAAAGCACCACCACTCCCCCACAATCCCAAGACCAGAGGCCTTCTCCAAGCCCTCTCTTTCTTCCCCAATCTTCTTCCCCTCCAGAAGAACCGCCGCCTTTGCCTATGGCTTCTCGTTCGTCTGCATCGCTTGCACTTTCTTCCTGGTTTTCAACCCATCTGGCTACTCTTTCCCTTTCGGCTTCAAGAACATCTTCAAAACCCCTTTTGAACTTTCCCGGGAAACCCCATTTTCCtggaaagctgaatatttcccGCGTTTGGATGAGAGTGGAGGTTTGCAGTCTGATATGGCTAGTGCCCAACTGCCGACCCCAATTCTTTTCTTGCCCCAAGAATCCAATCAGACTTCGTCCCAGAACACTACGATTCAAGTAACTGGGAAAATGGGATTTTCCGGGAAACTGGAGGGTTCAAGAAAAAATGAATCTTTTGCTAAAGATTCTGATGGGGTTTTGGGGCAAGCAGTGGCATTGACCTCGAAAGAGAGTGATGATGCTAGTGAGGCATTGTCTGAATCTGAGAAGCAGAGCAATCAAACTCAGCCCGGTTATGAATTTTCGAGGGATGATTGTGACCTGTTTGATGGAATGTGGGTGAGAGATGATTCGTATCCGCTTTATGCTCCGGGTTCTTGTCCTCTTATTGATGAATCCTTCAATTGTTTTCTTAATAAGAGGCCGGATAATCGCTACGAAAAGTATAGATGGCAACCCAAACATTGCAATCTTCCAAG GTTGGATGGTAAGAACATGTTGGGACTATTGAGAGGAAAGCGACTAGTTTTTGTTGGGGATTCTCTTAATAGGAATATGTGGGAGTCTTTGCTTTGTCTTCTTCGAAATTCAGTGGATGATAAGAGTGGAGTTGTTGAAGCGTTGGGTAGGAGCGAATTTCGTTCAGAGGGATCTTACTCTTTCGTATTCAAG GAGTACAATTGCTCAGTGGAATTCTTTCGATCGCCATTTCTAGTTCAAGAATGGGAGATGGCAGATGCAAATGGATCAATAAAGGAAACACTTCGCCTTGATTTGATTGAGAGATCCTCCGATAAGTACAAAACTGCAGATGTTCTCATCTTCAACACAGGTCACTGGTGGACTCATGAGAAAACTTCCAGAGG GAAGGGTTACTATCAAGAGGGTAGCTACATCTACGATGTATTGAACGTTAAAGAGGCATTTCGGATAGCTTTAACAACATGGGCAAGATGGGTGGATACCAACATAAATCCTGAGAAAACTATTGTTTTCTTCCGGGGCTTTTCACCTAATCACTTTAG AGGTGGAAGATGGAATTCGGGAGGGCAATGCCATGATCTAATAGAGCCACTTGCAAAGGAGACAAATAGAGGAAAATATGCATCAAAATTGAGAATATTTGACTCAGTAATCACTGGAATGAAGATGCCAATATTCTATCTAAACATTACGAGAATGACTGATTTCAGGAGGGATGCTCATCCATCGATTTACAGAAAGCAGAATTTTACAGAGGAGGAGCGGAAATCGCCTTTGAGACACCAGGATTGCAGTCACTGGTGCCTCCCTGGTGTTCCTGATACATGGAATGAGCTTCTATATGCTCAGCTCGTTCGACATAACCAgaagcagcaacaacaacagcagCGTCAAGACCCACAGCGACAGAAACCCTAG